A window of the Loxodonta africana isolate mLoxAfr1 chromosome 3, mLoxAfr1.hap2, whole genome shotgun sequence genome harbors these coding sequences:
- the LOC135230854 gene encoding guanylate-binding protein 1-like: MGWRWRPRGGGKKERKKQKEGMGPGGDKGNTVDVASEIHMPGPVCLIENINGKLTADQEALKILSAVMQPVVVVAIVGLYRTGKSYLMNKLAGKKKGFSLGSTVQSHTKGIWMWCVPHPSMPNHTLVLLDTEGLGDVEKGDNQNDSWIFALAILLSSTFVYNSMGTINQQAMDQLHYVTELTDRIRAKSSPENSEVDDSVDFVSFFPAFVWTLRDFSLELEADGQPITADEYLELSLKLKKSSWN, encoded by the exons ATGGGGTGGCGGTGGCGGCCGAGAGGTgggggcaagaaagaaagaaagaaacagaaagaaggaatggggccgggcgggg acaaaggtaaCACCGTGGACGTGGCCTCAGAGATCCACATGCCAGGCCCAGTGTGCCTCATTGAGAACATTAATGGGAAACTGACGGCTGATCAGGAAGCTTTGAAGATCCTGTCTGCAGTTATGCAGCCCGTTGTGGTGGTGGCTATTGTGGGCCTCTACCGCACAGGTAAATCCTACCTGATGAACAAGCTGGCTGGGAAGAAAAAAG GCTTCTCCCTGGGCTCCACAGTGCAGTCTCACACCAAGGGAATTTGGATGTGGTGTGTGCCTCATCCCAGTATGCCAAACCATACCCTAGTTCTGCTTGACACTGAGGGCCTGGGAGATGTAGAGAAG GGAGACAACCAAAATGACTCCTGGATCTTTGCTTTGGCGATACTACTGAGCAGCACCTTTGTGTACAATAGCATGGGAACCATCAACCAGCAGGCCATGGACCAGCTGCA CTATGTGACTGAGCTGACAGATCGAATCAGAGCAAAATCCTCACCTGAAAATAGTGAGGTTGATGACTCAGTTGACTTTGTGAGCTTCTTTCCAGCCTTCGTGTGGACTCTGAGAGATTTCTCCCTGGAGCTGGAAGCAGATGGACAACCCATCACTGCTGATGAGTACCTGGAGCTTTCACTGAAACTAAAAAAAAGTTCCTGGAACTGA